Proteins encoded together in one Penicillium digitatum chromosome 1, complete sequence window:
- a CDS encoding Pheromone-regulated membrane protein — MSGISNPHPSPNEEYGEYPLPIIENPDRHNLEREATVDATHYDVRVEPPTLPRSRSHHRVRFRSMSLSRNEQEDASNPSSRPLLPHADLHDNPSGIITPPAPTHSRRGSGLANVQTPDQFSESEKHDFVGKMDRTTSARDRFRATGHLLRQKTSRLTERLGRPPDEGEPLNSTYIPDDFDGGIPLEELQARRARHDADRAHALETGENIIEPPPSAEAHRLVRSMTAVQDQLRKRKPRGAYQRSGQTTPEGLFSAFSQRRRSSGLSGGSGILSQLLKLQAAQNGSYSRSESVITDDSDSETQVSSGISTPKIGSLSPPIPASLPASGAATPRREKLKWYKKSAHLSTSSLVNASMNLSTASLPAAVEAAPGIHRRRRRSRRKTRLEDEIRVTVHIAEIIARQRYIMQLCRALMRYGAPTHRLEEYMQMTARVLEVSGQFLYLPGCMIMSFDDPTTRTAEVKLVRMVQGVDLGRLADTHNVYKNVVHDLIGVEEATQELDEIMQRKPRFNKWILVLVYGLASAAVGPFAFQARPIDLPIIFCLGCIVGLMQHVLAPRSTLYSNVFEVTAAIVTSFLARAFGSIMVTRNGVSEPLFCFSAMAQSSIALILPGFMVLCSSLELQSHQMIAGSIRMVYAIIYSLFLGYGITVGTTIYGLMDGNATSASTCSGLHVYGSVYVRTFPFVAIYSVFLAIVNHGKLKQMPVMVFIALSGYVANYFSTTKLGTQSEVANTVGAFTIGVLGNLYSRVWHGHAATAILPGIFVLVPSGLASSGSLIAGIKYADEVRQNLLKNGNSTSTGALSETSVASLGFGMIQVAIGITVGLFIAALAVYPYGKKRTGLFSF, encoded by the coding sequence ATGTCGGGCATCAGCAATCCACATCCCAGCCCAAATGAAGAATACGGAGAGTACCCTCTTCCAATCATTGAGAATCCTGATCGCCATAACCTCGAGCGTGAGGCCACCGTCGACGCCACTCACTACGATGTCAGGGTCGAGCCACCCACACTCCCTCGCAGCCGTTCCCATCATAGGGTTCGGTTTCGCTCGATGAGTTTGTCCCGAAATGAACAAGAAGATGCGTCAAATCCCTCGTCGCGACCGTTACTACCGCACGCAGACCTGCACGACAACCCGTCTGGAATCATCACCCCGCCAGCCCCCACACATTCCCGCCGTGGCTCCGGCCTCGCCAACGTGCAAACCCCAGACCAGTTTAGCGAGTCGGAGAAACATGATTTCGTTGGTAAAATGGACCGGACCACCTCGGCCCGCGATCGCTTCCGAGCTACCGGTCACCTTTTGCGACAGAAAACTAGCCGCCTCACCGAACGCCTCGGTCGCCCCCCGGATGAGGGCGAGCCGCTCAACTCCACTTACATTCCAGACGACTTTGACGGCGGCATTCCCCTTGAGGAACTGCAGGCCCGCCGCGCGCGCCACGACGCCGACCGAGCGCATGCATTGGAGACCGGTGAGAATATCATCGAGCCGCCCCCAAGCGCCGAAGCTCATCGCTTGGTCCGCAGCATGACCGCGGTTCAGGACCAGCTGCGGAAGCGGAAACCTCGGGGCGCATATCAGCGGTCAGGACAAACAACTCCTGAGGGCTTGTTCAGCGCCTTTTCACAACGGAGACGATCTAGCGGACTCAGCGGGGGCAGTGGCATTTTGTCGCAGCTGCTGAAACTCCAGGCCGCCCAGAATGGGAGCTATTCGCGCTCGGAAAGTGTCATCACGGATGACTCTGACAGTGAAACTCAGGTGTCGTCCGGGATCTCCACCCCGAAGATTGGTTCCCTCTCGCCTCCTATCCCTGCGTCTCTGCCAGCCTCTGGCGCCGCTACCCCGCGCAGGGAGAAGCTCAAGTGGTACAAGAAATCGGCGCATCTGTCCACCTCGTCGCTGGTCAATGCCTCCATGAATCTCAGCACGGCTAGCCTACCCGCTGCGGTGGAGGCGGCTCCGGGTATCCACAGGAGACGGAGGAGGAGCAGGCGCAAGACGCGTCTGGAGGATGAGATCCGTGTCACCGTCCACATCGCAGAGATCATCGCACGGCAGCGGTACATCATGCAGCTATGCCGTGCGCTTATGCGATACGGTGCGCCGACCCATCGTCTGGAGGAGTACATGCAAATGACCGCCCGCGTCCTGGAAGTTTCGGGCCAATTCTTATATTTGCCTGGTTGCATGATCATGTCCTTTGATGATCCTACCACACGTACGGCCGAAGTTAAGCTCGTGCGAATGGTGCAAGGCGTCGACCTGGGTCGCCTCGCTGATACACACAACGTTTACAAGAATGTTGTTCACGATCTCATCGGTGTCGAAGAAGCAACCCAGGAACTAGACGAGATTATGCAGCGCAAGCCCCGATTCAACAAATGGATCTTGGTCTTGGTGTACGGTCTGGCTAGTGCGGCTGTCGGCCCGTTCGCTTTCCAGGCGCGACCGATTGATTTGCCCATTATTTTCTGTCTCGGTTGCATTGTTGGGCTGATGCAGCACGTTCTCGCGCCACGCTCAACTCTCTACTCCAACGTCTTTGAAGTTACTGCTGCCATCGTGACCTCTTTCCTTGCCCGCGCATTTGGCAGCATCATGGTCACCCGCAATGGTGTGTCTGAACCACTCTTCTGCTTTTCCGCTATGGCACAGTCATCTATCGCTCTCATTCTCCCTGGATTCATGGTTCTTTGTAGCAGTCTGGAACTGCAGTCTCACCAAATGATCGCTGGTTCGATTCGCATGGTGTATGCCATCATCTACTCCCTCTTTTTGGGCTATGGTATCACAGTGGGGACTACCATCTACGGGCTGATGGATGGCAATGCGACATCTGCATCTACGTGTTCGGGCTTGCATGTCTACGGATCGGTTTATGTACGCACATTCCCCTTCGTGGCCATCTACTCTGTTTTCCTGGCCATCGTGAACCACGGAAAATTGAAGCAGATGCCCGTCATGGTCTTCATCGCTTTGTCCGGGTACGTCGCCAACTATTTCAGTACCACCAAGCTCGGTACTCAATCAGAAGTCGCCAACACCGTCGGCGCATTCACTATTGGTGTCCTGGGCAATCTATACAGTCGGGTCTGGCATGGCCATGCCGCCACCGCTATTCTTCCCGGCATATTTGTGCTGGTCCCCTCTGGTCTTGCTTCTAGTGGGTCTTTGATCGCCGGCATCAAATACGCCGACGAAGTTCGTCAAAATCTCTTGAAGAACGGGAACAGTACATCTACAGGCGCTCTTTCTGAAACTTCTGTTGCCAGTCTTGGTTTCGGCATGATCCAAGTCGCGATAGGTATTACAGTCGGGTTGTTTATCGCGGCTTTGGCTGTCTACCCCTACGGCAAGAAGCGCACTGGTTTGTTCAGCTTCTAA
- a CDS encoding Sensor histidine kinase/response regulator, putative, translated as MTSPHLKGTGLWSPRKRSESVASLKRTEFLETGQGQPELRDRSQSIAEVQQPPNTGFHPADRVFPVRSVVSVDPTVTPQYTGSVHSRDAISLTREGARQYPFIDERTWNRLHSQLPFDHLHPRDHEHTEPTITTDIRHHETHAIDDKTELATKSLASKVAQHPEIHAKPAGSENQARSGSTAPVSSHPQHRNDGDNVHVTARFKHVMTDSGHAVITGRDGEAFQFCEDEPIRIPGAIQSFGLMIALREESPNQLVVRIVSENSAEFLGYSPKQLFELKNFCDLLSEDQADTLLDHIDFVRDDAHDPSVDGPEVFNMSMRTADGKRCKFWCATHVSQTQKDLVICEFEREDDEVNPLNVEGLAPPAVPADTLGIVPTPNQLAASTINISQPLRILRNARRRKGEASSMEAFSILTQIQEQLGRTNNLDQLLNTTAGLVKELTGFHRVLIYQFDSSWNGMVVAELVDPNATIDLYKGLHFPASDIPAQARELYKINKVRLLYDRDQVTSRLVCRTLEDLDSPLDMTHAYLRAMSPIHVKYLAHMKVRSSMSISVNAFNDLWGLISCHSYGTVGMRVSFPIRKMCRLLGDTVSRNIERLSYASRLQARKLINTVPTEANPAGYIIASSDDLLQLFDADYGVLSIRDETKILGGSNNSQEVLALLEFLRVRHLDSVLASHDIVKDFPDFHYAPGLKAISGLLYVPLSTGGSDFIAFFRRGQLTEIKWAGNPYEIEKRKLTAGYLEPRESFTSWRETVLSQSREWTETDVETAAVLCLVYGKFIKVWRQKEAAMQNSQLTRLLLANSAHEVRTPLNAIVNYLEIALEGALDDETRESLTKSHSASKSLIYVINDLLDLTNTEKGQDLIKDETFHLESTFREAADMLSGDAKRKNISYAVSVHPGIPESVLGDQRRVRQVLSNVISNAIQNTKSGAVTTEMWRSTSQAIPGHVGVEMMVVDTGVGMSHNKLERLFHELEQVSTDDTYYPEQEEEEEEEKEEEHNTQNPPQQRVLGLGLALAARIVHNMHGQLAVRSEEGKGSRFKIILHFRLPKGTSVDGDADGISPPSVVVPATPMLSDKEFTLVSGGHESRDVRRRSSESLRSGASSRSGHSGRSGKSHADRLISAMQEAPLKRRTSQDLDLRRPNFTSSPASASSNHTHPLISPSAAKRSLTVQDPKSTLSSVTHTPPLTLQQLVTPPPPGLENITDSGVPMGALRMSQHFTSLRSPQIEPNKEDNSYFPRVSSIAETSQAPSSGPTSSAPPTSVPSTTDYDPLNVLVAEDDPINSKIIQKRLTKLGHTVELTSNGEACKIAFASATKCFDVVLMDIQMPILDGMRATRAIREFESKTPKEALSDKAMHNDRVPIFAVSATLVEKDRKTYVDTGFDGWVMKPINFSRLNVLLSGLCDRSARKAATYTPDREWENGGWFDSK; from the exons ATTCATCGACGAACGTACATGGAACAGACTGCACTCGCAGCTTCCTTTCGACCACCTGCATCCACGCGACCACGAGCACACTGAGCCTACCATCACCACCGACATTCGACACCATGAGACACATGCTATTGATGACAAAACCGAACTTGCGACAAAGTCTTTGGCCTCGAAGGTCGCTCAACACCCCGAAATTCACGCTAAACCTGCCGGAAGCGAGAACCAGGCTAGAAGCGGTTCCACCGCGCCTGTATCCTCACACCCCCAGCATAGGAACGATGGAGACAATGTTCATGTTACTGCACGCTTTAAACATGTCATGACGGATAGTGGCCATGCCGTCATCACAGGACGAGACGGAGAAGCATTTCAATTCTGCGAGGACGAGCCCATTCGAATCCCTGGTGCGATCCAGAGTTTTGGCTTAATGATTGCTCTTCGTGAAGAATCACCAAATCAGCTCGTAGTTCGCATTGTGAGCGAAAACTCCGCTGAATTTTTGGGTTATTCGCCAAAGCAACTGTTCGAGTTGAAAAACTTCTGTGATCTTTTGAGTGAGGACCAGGCGGACACACTATTGGACCACATTGACTTTGTTCGTGATGATGCACACGACCCATCAGTCGACGGACCAGAGGTTTTCAACATGTCTATGCGCACAGCTGATGGGAAGCGCTGCAAATTCTGGTGCGCCACCCATGTCTCTCAAACACAAAAAGATTTGGTAATCTGCGAGTTTGAGCGTGAGGATGACGAAGTGAACCCGTTGAATGTCGAGGGTCTTGCCCCTCCGGCAGTTCCCGCAGACACTCTGGGCATTGTTCCAACACCAAATCAACTTGCTGCGAGCACAATCAACATCAGTCAGCCTCTCCGCATTCTTAGGAATGCCCGCCGTAGGAAGGGCGAGGCATCTTCGATGGAAGCTTTTAGTATCTTAACTCAGATACAGGAGCAGTTGGGGCGGACGAATAATCTAGATCAGCTGCTCAATACAACCGCGGGATTGGTCAAGGAACTTACCGGCTTTCACCGGGTCTTGATATATCAATTCGATAGCAGCTGGAACGGCATGGTTGTTGCCGAGTTAGTTGATCCTAACGCCACTATTGACCTCTACAAGGGCCTTCATTTCCCTGCATCCGATATCCCTGCACAAGCCCGAGAACTGTACAAAATCAACAAGGTCCGGCTTCTATACGATCGCGACCAAGTCACTTCTCGACTTGTGTGTCGAACCTTGGAGGATCTCGACTCCCCTTTAGACATGACTCACGCCTACCTTCGTGCGATGTCCCCAATTCACGTGAAATACTTGGCACACATGAAAGTCCGTTCTTCAATGTCAATAAGCGTTAACGCCTTCAATGATCTATGGGGGTTGATCTCCTGCCATAGCTACGGAACTGTCGGTATGCGCGTGTCATTCCCAATTCGGAAAATGTGCCGGCTCCTCGGCGACACAGTATCCCGAAACATAGAACGGCTTTCATATGCTTCTCGCCTTCAGGCCCGGAAACTAATCAACACTGTACCAACCGAGGCCAACCCAGCAGGCTATATCATTGCATCCTCGGATGATCTGCTTCAACTTTTTGATGCAGATTACGGTGTGTTGTCAATTCGTGATGAAACCAAAATTCTTGGTGGCAGCAACAACTCCCAAGAGGTCCTTGCATTGCTAGAGTTCCTTCGCGTACGGCATTTGGATTCAGTGCTTGCCTCGCACGACATCGTTAAGGATTTTCCTGATTTTCATTACGCCCCAGGATTGAAGGCAATATCTGGTCTACTCTATGTCCCGCTTTCTACTGGAGGCAGTGACTTCATCGCATTCTTCCGCCGGGGACAGCTCACAGAGATAAAATGGGCTGGCAATCCTTACGAAATTGAAAAGCGAAAGCTGACCGCGGGGTATCTTGAACCCCGCGAAAGTTTCACATCATGGCGGGAGACAGTTCTATCGCAAAGTAGAGAGTGGACAGAGACGGACGTGGAGACGGCGGCGGTCTTGTGTT TGGTTTATGGTAAATTTATCAAAGTTTGGAGGCAGAAAGAGGCCGCTATGCAGAACTCCCAGCTCACTCGACTACTTCTGGCAAACTCTGCTCATGAAGTTCGGACCCCTTTGAATGCGATTGTTAATTATTTGGAGATCGCACTTGAGGGTGCTCTGGATGATGAAACCAGAGAGAGTTTGACCAAATCCCACTCGGCTTCCAAGTCACTGATTTACGTGATCAACGATCTCCTTGACTTGACAAACACTGAAAAAGGCCAGGACCTCATCAAAGACGAGACCTTCCACCTCGAGTCAACCTTTAGAGAAGCGGCTGATATGCTCTCTGGCGATGCCAAGCGGAAGAATATATCATATGCTGTTTCAGTACATCCAGGCATTCCCGAATCAGTTCTTGGTGATCAGCGTCGTGTGCGGCAAGTTCTTTCTAACGTGATCTCAAATGCCATTCAAAACACCAAATCCGGCGCGGTCACGACAGAAATGTGGCGTTCTACGAGTCAAGCGATTCCAGGCCATGTAGGAGTGGAGATGATGGTTGTTGATACGGGTGTGGGTATGTCGCACAACAAATTGGAGAGACTTTTTCACGAACTCGAACAAGTATCGACCGATGATACTTACTACcccgaacaagaagaagaagaagaagaagaaaaagaagaagaacacaACACGCAAAACCCACCGCAACAACGTGTTTTGGGTCTTGGTCTTGCTCTTGCAGCAAGGATCGTCCATAACATGCATGGTCAGCTCGCTGTCAGATCAGAAGAAGGAAAGGGCAGTCGTTTCAAAATCATACTGCACTTCCGATTGCCAAAGGGGACAAGCGTGGACGGAGATGCAGACGGAATTTCTCCTCCCAGTGTTGTCGTTCCTGCGACGCCTATGCTTTCAGACAAGGAGTTCACTCTAGTTTCCGGAGGACATGAGTCTCGTGATGTCAGACGACGAAGTTCTGAAAGCCTTCGCAGCGGTGCCAGTTCCCGCAGTGGACACAGTGGGCGTAGTGGGAAAAGTCATGCCGATCGACTCATCAGTGCCATGCAAGAAGCCCCCCTCAAAAGGCGCACTAGCCAAGATTTGGATCTAAGACGGCCGAACTTCACGTCCAGTCCTGCAAGCGCCAGCAGCAATCATACGCATCCTCTTATCTCACCATCTGCTGCAAAGCGATCATTGACGGTGCAGGATCCGAAGTCCACTCTATCTTCCGTCACGCATACCCCACCGCTCACGCTACAGCAACTTGTcactccccctccccctggTCTGGAGAATATCACGGACTCGGGAGTACCGATGGGTGCTCTTCGAATGTCACAGCATTTCACCAGTCTCAGATCACCACAGATTGAGCCCAACAAGGAAGATAACTCATACTTTCCGAGAGTTTCGTCAATCGCAGAAACATCACAGGCCCCCTCCTCTGGGCCAACATCCTCTGCCCCACCAACCAGCGTACCTTCAACAACAGACTATGACCCACTAAACGTTCTTGTCGCTGAGGATGATCCAATCAATAGCAAGATTATTCAAAAGCGGTTGACCAAACTTGGCCACACCGTTGAGTTGACCAGCAATGGTGAAGCATGCAAAATTGCTTTTGCCTCTGCCACCAAGTGTTTTGATGTGGTGTTGATGGATATTCAG ATGCCGATCTTGGATGGAATGAGAGCCACCCGGGCGATTCGCGAATTTGAATCCAAAACGCCCAAGGAAGCCCTTTCCGACAAAGCTATGCACAATGACCGAGTGCCTATCTTTGCGGTATCTGCAACATTAGTTGAAAAGGACCGCAAAACCTACGTCGATACTGGATTTGATGGTTGGGTTATGAAACCTATCAATTTTTCTCGTTTGAACGTTCTTTTGAGCGGTCTCTGCGATCGGTCCGCCCGAAAAGCAGCCACATACACGCCTGATAGGGAATGGGAGAACGGTGGATGGTTCGACAGCAAGTAA
- a CDS encoding Protein kinase-like domain: protein MGKIEDKFIGLTLALLSSVVIGSSYVITKKGLIQAAEKYGFTGDGFEYLRSPVWWCGTTMLVTGELMNTAAYAFAPAVLVTPLGALSVLTGALMGSYFLREEINVLGKLGCAACLLGSVLLVLHAPGDKEIETIDEILHLAIQPFFLLYCLCVAIIAIYIIWKVVPVQGRTNPLVYISICSSVGSISVMSVKAFGIAVKLTAGGDNQFTHASTYVFVLVLVVTTLTQMNYLNKAMGQFPASLVNAMYYVGFTTCTLSASIIFYQGLNTSNWTSIISMLCGFLLNFTGISLLTLSKSAFSSENRMNSVRGMNTRSMELSHGRYEHVRTSSVEIEQAPVRQSSGAQLEERPR from the exons ATGGGCAAAATAGAAGATAA ATTTATTGGCCTCACGCTGGCGCTACTATCCTCGGTAGTAATTG GTTCAAGCTATGTCATCACGAAGAAG GGTCTTATACAAGCAGCCGAAAAATATGGATTCACCGGAGATGGATTTGAATACCTACGGAGTCCCGTGTGGTGGTGTGGAACAACGATGC TCGTTACCGGAGAATTGATGAACACCGCTGCCTATGCATTCGCTCCCGCTGTGCTGGTCACACCGCTTGGGGCGTTGAGCGTACTCACCGG TGCCTTGATGGGCTCATATTTCCTCAGGGAAGAGATCAACGTCCTCGGAAAACTCGGATGTGCCGCCTGCCTTCTAGGCTCGGTGTTATTGGTGCTTCATGCGCCGGGCGACAAGGAAATCGAGACTATTGATGAAATCTTGCACCTGGCAATCCAACCAT TCTTTCTTCTCTATTGCCTTTGTGTTGCAATAATTGCCATTTACATTATCTGGAAAGTCGTCCCGGTACAGGGGCGAACAAACCCGTTGGTCTATATTTCGATTTGCTCTTCGGTCGGATCCATATCCGTCATGTCAGTCAAGGCGTTTGGGATTGCCGTCAAGCTCACCGCAGGCGGGGACAACCAATTCACCCATGCCTCGACATATGTCTTCGTGTTGGTTCTGGTAGTCACCACTTTGACCCAGATGAACTACTTGAACAAGGCGATGGGCCAATTTCCTGCATCGTT AGTAAATGCGATGTACTATGTTGGTTTTACAACCTGTACCCTATCTGCCTCCATTATCTTTTACCAAGGACTGAACACTAGTAACTGGACGAGCATTATTTCGATGTTATGTGGATTTCTGCTCAATTTCACGGGCATCTCCCTCTTGACGTTGTCCAAGTCTGCGTTTTCCAGTGAAAATCGCATGAACTCAGTGCGAGGGATGAACACGCGGTCAATGGAACTCTCCCACGGACGATACGAGCACGTACGAACAAGCAGCGTGGAAATTGAACAAGCCCCCGTAAGACAGTCTTCCGGAGCCCAACTGGAAGAAAGACCACGATGA
- a CDS encoding Serine hydrolase FSH, with protein MPLRLLCLHGWGTNQKILQSQLSGLMHELQRDNTATFSFLEGDVDSAAGPGIAGYHDGPYYSYYRFPRTFSHEDSDESDILEAYEQLSETVALEGPFDGVLGFSHGGTLAAGFMIHHAKMNPNEPAPFRCAIFINSLPPFRMEPGKRPVVDEGLEGFISIPCVHIAGAKDPLFEYSLALYRLCAVRESTFAVHGKGHEVPCDQKNVAIIASAIRKLSSQIL; from the exons ATGCCACTAAGATTGTTGTGTCTCCATGGTTGGGGGACGAATCAGAAG ATTCTGCAGTCACAACTGA GTGGGCTCATGCATGAGCTCCAACGTGATAACACCGCGACCTTCTCTTTCCTCGAAGGTGACGTCGACTCAGCTGCCGGGCCTGGAATCGCCGGCTACCATGATGGTCCGTACTACAGCTACTACCGTTTCCCACGCACCTTTTCCCACGAGGATAGCGATGAGTCCGACATCCTGGAGGCGTACGAGCAACTGAGTGAAACAGTTGCCTTGGAAGGTCCGTTCGACGGGGTTCTGGGCTTCTCCCATGGCGGCACATTGGCTGCTGGATTCATGATCCACCACGCCAAGATGAATCCGAATGAGCCCGCGCCATTTCGATGCGCAATCTTCATCAATTCCCTCCCACCCTTTCGCATGGAACCTGGGAAACGTCCAGTCGTAGACGAAGGACTAGAAGGGTTTATTTCCATCCCCTGCGTGCATATTGCTGGGGCTAAAGACCCACTGTTTGAATACTCCTTGGCTCTGTATCGCCTATGTGCTGTGAGGGAGTCGACATTTGCCGTACATGGAAAGGGCCATGAAGTCCCTTGTGATCAAAAGAACGTGGCCATAATCGCCAGTGCAATTCGAAAACTGTCCAGTCAAATATTGTGA